The Desulfonatronum sp. SC1 region AAGGGCTGATCCCGGCGCAGCTTTTCCACGGCGATGCCGGTCAGTTCGACGGCCTTGTTGGTGTTCGCTTCCTTGTCCTTGCCGATCCAGGAGACGTGCTCGCGGATGTTGGCCATCTCGAACATGAACCGGTTCAGCCCGGCCCGTTCCACGGTGCGCCGGAACGTAGGCTCGTGCATCCTGGGCGTGCAGGAGGACACCACAACGCCGTCGAGCTGGTGATCCTTGATGGCCTGGATGATGCCGTCCTGTCCCGGCTCGGAACAGGCGTACATGGTATCCGACGTGAAAACCACGTCGGGAAAGGCGCGAGCGGCCTCGGCGACCTTGGCCGCGTCCACCGTTCCACCGATATTGCTGCCGCAATGACAGATGAAAACTCCGATCTTCATGAACGTTCCTCCGGCTTCGCCTGTCGATGGAGCTAGGCGGCCTTGGCCTGGGGTGTTTGCTTGCCGGGCTCGCTTTTGGCTTCCCGCTCCCGTTTCTCGGCTTGTGCCGCGTGCATGGCGTCCAGAGCCAGTCTGGGGTTGACGCAAAGCTTGGACAATCCCAGTTCGCTCTGCGGAACACCCAGGGCCAGGCCGAGCAACTGCGTATAATAAAACACGGGCAGCCGGAATTCGCGGCCCACGGCGGCGGAGGCCTGTCCCTGACGCAGATCCAAATTCATCTGACACAGCGGGCAGGCCGTGACCACGGCATGGGCCCCGAGGTCCGCGGCCGCCTCCAGCAGCTTGCCGGAAAGCTTGGCCACGATGTCCTTGCGCGGAATGCCGAAAGAGGCGCCGCAGCATTCCACCTTCAACGGGAACGGCAGAACCTCCGCGCCCAGGGCGGCCATCAGCTTGTCCATGGCCGTGGGGTTTTCATGGTCGTCGAATTGCATCACCTCCGGAGGCCGGTTCATGATGCACCCGTAGTACGGGGCGAGCTTCAGCCCGGCCAGGGGCTTGTTCGGGAGCATCTCGGCCACGGCGTCGGGTCCCACGTCCTCGGCCAGGACCTGCAATACCGACTTCACCGGGGTGGAGCGGTCCACGGGCTTGTCCAGGAGCTTATTCACCTGGAGGCGAAACTCCCGGTCGCCCATCCGATGCACGGCGGCCTTCAGGTTGGTCAGACAACTCGGACAGGGCGTGATCACCGCGGCTGCGTCCAGATCCTCGGCCAGGGCCAGGTTGCGGGCCGCAAGAGCGGAGGAAAGCAGGTGGTCCACGGTGTGCGCCGGGGTGGAGCCGCAACAGCTCCAGTCCGGGATGTCCACGAGATTCACGCCCAGGGCGCGACAGACCGCCCGGGTGGAGGAGTCGTACTCCTGGGAGGTGCCCAGTCCGGAGCAACCGGGATAATAGGCGTATTTGGTCATTACCGGGTCTCCCTGAAGCGTTTGAAAATCTCGGCGACCTTGTCCTTGCCTTGAATTCCATGGGGTTTGAAGGAAAGCTTGCCCTTGGGCAGGATTTTCGGACCAAGATCCATGTCCGGCCAGAACCGACCGGTCTTGGCCACGTAGGCCGCCATCAGGCCCATTTCGAAGACGCGACCGTGCTTTTCCACGGAATTTAGGAAGGTGTCCCAAAAAATCTTGACGTTCTTTTCCGCGGCGTAGCCTTCCCGGCGGGCCATGTGCCGGAGCACGTCCATGATCCGGGCCACGTCGATTTCGTTGGGACAGCGGGTGGTGCAGGATTCGCAAGTGGCGCAGAGCCAGATGGACTTGCAGGACAGCAGGCGATCTTTCTGACCGGCTTGCAGCAGACGCATAACTTGGCTGACCGGTATGTCGTAGGCAAAGGTGTACGGACACCCGGCGGTACAGTTGCCGCACTGATAGCAGAGCCTGACCTTCTGTTCGCTCTCCGCTTCGACCTGGGAAATGAATTCGTGATCGCACGAAGCATGAATGTCGATGACTTCCATGTGTTCTCGGCTCCTTGGAGGGAGGGTTGGCGGGGGAATCAGATAGAGAGGAGATAGGACCCTTGAAAGCATCACAGGTAGCGCACCCGGACGAACTTCGTCAACGACCGGACCTCCTCGACATCTGAATCCGCGACTCCAAAACCAGGAAGGCCGGGCCAACAGCCCGACCTTCCTGGCCAAACCACAAAAGCGAGTCTTACAGCGCGGCCTCAAAAATGGCGGCCACGTCGGCGTCCTTGGGGCACCGGGGGTTGGTGAACCCGCAGGCGTCCTTCTGGGCGTTGCCGGTCATCACGGCGATGTCTTTCTTCTTCACGTCCTTGCCGTAGCGCTTGCCCAGCTCGATCAGGCCGGAGGGGATGCCCACGTCGGCGGAAAGCTGCCTAATGGCGTCCAGAGCTTTTTCGGCGGCGGCACGGGGGCTCAGGCCCTCGATGTTCTCGCCCATCAACTTGGCCATCTT contains the following coding sequences:
- a CDS encoding CoB--CoM heterodisulfide reductase iron-sulfur subunit B family protein; this encodes MTKYAYYPGCSGLGTSQEYDSSTRAVCRALGVNLVDIPDWSCCGSTPAHTVDHLLSSALAARNLALAEDLDAAAVITPCPSCLTNLKAAVHRMGDREFRLQVNKLLDKPVDRSTPVKSVLQVLAEDVGPDAVAEMLPNKPLAGLKLAPYYGCIMNRPPEVMQFDDHENPTAMDKLMAALGAEVLPFPLKVECCGASFGIPRKDIVAKLSGKLLEAAADLGAHAVVTACPLCQMNLDLRQGQASAAVGREFRLPVFYYTQLLGLALGVPQSELGLSKLCVNPRLALDAMHAAQAEKREREAKSEPGKQTPQAKAA
- a CDS encoding 4Fe-4S dicluster domain-containing protein codes for the protein MEVIDIHASCDHEFISQVEAESEQKVRLCYQCGNCTAGCPYTFAYDIPVSQVMRLLQAGQKDRLLSCKSIWLCATCESCTTRCPNEIDVARIMDVLRHMARREGYAAEKNVKIFWDTFLNSVEKHGRVFEMGLMAAYVAKTGRFWPDMDLGPKILPKGKLSFKPHGIQGKDKVAEIFKRFRETR